A single genomic interval of Vicia villosa cultivar HV-30 ecotype Madison, WI unplaced genomic scaffold, Vvil1.0 ctg.000010F_1_1, whole genome shotgun sequence harbors:
- the LOC131621648 gene encoding PKS-NRPS hybrid synthetase cheA-like, with protein MQISGVDPPLKKCDVTQTCVDITDVFVTGQKFATREEAISWIKEVGIRNKVTVIIARSDIKTDSETQSASKRCGCPFKIRSTPSKDGFGWKIDVKCGVHNHGLPDRFEGHAFVSRLNTDDKQHIVDLTKRHVPPRHILLSLQERDPENVTRITQIYKHKSKIQKDIRGPRTEMQQLLKLVEESGYVYWSRKKDESEVTNKYRQPLFEIVGMTSTKLTFAVAFAYMESEQTETFCWVLDKLKQLFIKQDNYPQVILTDRDLALMKAIELIFPKTANLLCRFHINKNVKSKCKEHVVDDMRETMEKMWFKLIKASDEMKYHQRLKQLEDACVDSKGFIDYVNDTWLTPHRHRFVEAWINQVLHLGNTTTNRVESAHWKLKQMLDNSLGDLCKCWEAMNDNIKIQVGNIRALFQKSFYEVEHAHTSPFYSNLRGSVSRAALRQIAEEWLRIDMVGTDTQKCGCTHRKVYGLPCACELGRYTLSGDAIPIEAIHIHWRKLSMEGNQDIDADDGSEIDMTNAIDKIWKMWRSLDVVGKRALKSRVC; from the exons ATGCAGATTTCCG gtGTGGATCCTCCTTTGAAGAAATGCGATGTAACTCAAACATGTGTGGATATAACTGATGTTTTTGTAACTGGTCAAAAATTTGCTACAAGAGAAGAGGCGATAAGTTGGATTAAGGAGGTTGGAATAAGGAATAAAGTGACAGTTATAATAGCTCGTTCAGATATCAAAACAG ATAGCGAAACCCAAAGTGCTAGTAAGAGATGTGGTTGTCCTTTCAAAATTAGGTCAACACCGTCGAAAGATGGTTTTGGATGGAAGATCGATGTAAAATGTGGAGTACACAACCACGGCTTACCTGATAGATTTGAAGGTCATGCTTTCGTAAGTCGACTAAATACAGATGATAAGCAACATATTGTTGATTTGACAAAACGTCATGTTCCACCAAGACACATATTATTGTCATTGCAAGAGCGTGACCCGGAGAATGTCACTCGGATCacgcaaatatacaaacataagaGTAAGATACAAAAAGACATAAGGGGTCCTAGAACAGAAATGCAACAATTGCTCAAGTTGGTTGAAGAATCAGGTTATGTTTACTGGAGTAGGAAAAAGGATGAGTCAGAAGTT acaaacaagtacagGCAACCGTTGTTTGAAATAGTTGGTATGACATCAACTAAATTAACATTTGCTGTTGCATTTGCCTATATGGAATCTGAGCAGACAGAGACTTTTTGTTGGgtattggataagttgaaacagTTGTTTATCAAGCAGGATAATTATCCTCAAGTAATCTTGACTGATAGAGATCTTGCTTTAATGAAAGCCATTGAATTAATATTTCCAAAGACAGCTAATTTGCTTTGCCGATTTCACATCAACAAAAACGTGAAATCAAAGTGTAAGGAACATGTTGTGGATGATATGCGAGAAACAATGGAGAAAATGTGGTTTAAACTGATAAAGGCTAGTGATGAGATGAAGTACCATCAACGGTTGAAACAACTTGAGGATGCATGTGTTGACTCCAAAGGTTTTATTGATTATGTGAATGACACATGGTTGACACCGCACAGACATCGATTTGTCGAAGCATGGATCAATCAAGTGTTACATTTGGGCAACACCACAACAAATAG ggTGGAGTCTGCGCATTGGAAACTTAAGCAAATGTTAGATAATAGCTTAGGTGATTTATGCAAATGTTGGGAGGCTATGAATGACAATATCAAGATACAAGTGGGCAACATTAGAGCTTTATTTCAGAAGAGTTTTTATGAAGTTGAGCATGCACATACTAGTCCTTTTTATTCAAATTTGCGTGGTTCAGTATCAAGAGCTGCATTGAGGCAGATTGCTGAAGAGTGGTTGAGGATTGACATGGTGGGTACCGATACGCAAAAGTGCGGATGTACTCATAGAAAAGTATATGGGTTACCATGTGCTTGTGAGTTAGGGAGATATACATTGAGTGGTGATGCGATACCAATTGAGGCTATTCATATTCATTGGAGGAAACTAAGTATGGAAGGAAATCAAGATATAGAtgcagatgatggatcagaaataGACATGACAAATGCAATCGATAAAATTTGGAAAATGTGGAGGTCATTAGATGTTGTCGGAAAAAGAGCATTAAAAAGCAGAGTGTGTTAG